The proteins below are encoded in one region of Nakamurella flava:
- a CDS encoding acyl-CoA carboxylase subunit beta, with protein MTSLADPLPDLLPPPRTLDPREPEVRLAALFDVDSSVPLFPGDTSGVSAARGRINGAKAVAFCTDATRMGGALGSEGCRHIVEAIDTALRERIPVIGLWHSGGARLAEGVEALDGVGQVFAAMIRASGRVPQISVVLGAAAGGAAYGPALTDIVIMAPEGRVFVTGPDVVRSVTGEQVDMEALGGPSAHEKKSGVVHIIAASEADALARARHVTTLFARPGMAVLDNMPDDEGLAALLPEQRNRAYNVRPLINRILDEPLEELQAKWAPNIVVGLGRLGGRSLGVVANNPLRLGGCLDSTSAEKAARFVRMCDSLGLPLLVLVDVPGYLPGVGQEWDGVVRRGAKLLHAFAEAVVPRVTLVTRKAFGGAYIAMNSKSLGATTVFAWPDAEIAVMGAKAAVGILHRRKLAAAAPEDREELQAQLAAEHEKLAGGVDRAVALGHVDEVITPAQTRRRLAEALAAAPAGRGAHGNIPL; from the coding sequence GTGACCTCTCTGGCCGATCCCCTGCCCGACCTGCTGCCGCCGCCCCGCACCCTCGACCCGCGGGAACCGGAGGTCCGGCTGGCCGCGCTCTTCGACGTCGACTCATCGGTGCCGCTGTTCCCGGGTGACACCTCGGGCGTCTCGGCCGCTCGCGGCCGGATCAACGGGGCCAAGGCGGTGGCGTTCTGCACCGACGCGACCCGGATGGGCGGAGCGCTCGGCTCCGAGGGCTGCCGGCACATCGTCGAGGCCATCGACACCGCGTTGCGGGAGCGGATTCCCGTCATCGGCCTGTGGCACTCGGGCGGCGCCCGGCTTGCCGAAGGGGTCGAGGCGCTGGACGGCGTCGGTCAGGTCTTCGCGGCCATGATCCGGGCGTCCGGGCGCGTGCCCCAGATCTCGGTCGTCCTCGGTGCGGCCGCCGGTGGCGCCGCCTACGGGCCGGCGCTGACCGACATCGTGATCATGGCCCCGGAGGGCCGGGTCTTCGTCACCGGTCCGGACGTGGTCCGTTCGGTCACCGGCGAGCAGGTCGACATGGAGGCCCTGGGCGGGCCGTCGGCCCACGAGAAGAAGTCCGGGGTCGTGCACATCATCGCGGCTTCGGAGGCCGACGCGTTGGCCCGGGCCCGGCACGTGACGACCCTGTTCGCGCGCCCCGGTATGGCTGTCCTGGACAACATGCCGGACGACGAGGGTCTCGCCGCACTGCTGCCCGAGCAGCGCAACCGGGCCTACAACGTCCGGCCGCTCATCAACCGCATCCTCGACGAGCCGCTGGAGGAGCTCCAGGCCAAGTGGGCGCCCAACATCGTGGTCGGCCTGGGCCGGCTGGGTGGCCGGTCGCTGGGCGTCGTCGCCAACAACCCGCTTCGGCTGGGTGGTTGCCTGGATTCGACGTCGGCGGAGAAGGCCGCCCGCTTCGTGCGGATGTGCGATTCCCTGGGCCTGCCGCTGCTGGTGCTGGTCGACGTCCCCGGCTACCTTCCCGGGGTCGGTCAGGAATGGGACGGCGTCGTCCGCCGCGGGGCGAAGCTGCTGCACGCCTTCGCGGAGGCGGTGGTGCCGCGGGTGACGCTGGTGACCCGCAAGGCGTTCGGCGGTGCCTACATCGCCATGAACTCCAAGTCCTTGGGCGCGACCACGGTGTTCGCCTGGCCGGACGCCGAGATCGCCGTGATGGGCGCCAAGGCCGCCGTCGGCATCCTGCACCGCCGCAAGCTCGCCGCCGCCGCCCCCGAGGACCGCGAGGAACTGCAGGCCCAGCTGGCCGCCGAGCACGAGAAGCTGGCCGGCGGAGTCGACCGGGCCGTCGCGCTCGGACACGTCGACGAGGTCATCACCCCGGCGCAGACCCGTCGCCGGCTGGCCGAGGCCCTGGCCGCCGCGCCCGCCGGGCGGGGGGCGCACGGCAACATCCCGCTGTGA
- a CDS encoding dihydrofolate reductase family protein, giving the protein MRVIVINHLSLDGVLQAPGGPDEDPRDGFRHGGWAALGGDPSIPEAMGASMGAEFSWLFNRRTNEQLLTRWNQVGGPFADSFNQLPKYVVSGRPDTVLRWPNSTLLHGDVPAGVAELREQSGGNLMILGSGALVRSLLPHGLIDELLLMIHPVVLGSGQRLFGPDDYTRRLELVDSRSTATGVLLATHRSTDARPNLAQPADRACAAVAWCSAESTTSSDGAGTRPRANRNA; this is encoded by the coding sequence ATGCGCGTAATCGTGATCAACCACCTGAGCCTCGACGGGGTCCTTCAGGCCCCGGGCGGTCCGGACGAGGACCCGCGCGACGGGTTTCGGCACGGCGGATGGGCCGCGCTGGGCGGCGACCCGTCGATCCCGGAGGCGATGGGGGCGTCGATGGGCGCGGAGTTCTCCTGGCTGTTCAATCGCCGCACCAATGAGCAGCTGCTGACCCGTTGGAATCAGGTGGGCGGACCGTTCGCCGACAGCTTCAACCAGCTGCCCAAGTACGTCGTGTCCGGCCGGCCGGACACGGTGCTGCGCTGGCCGAACAGCACCCTGCTGCACGGCGACGTGCCGGCCGGCGTGGCCGAGCTGCGCGAACAGTCGGGCGGCAACCTGATGATCCTCGGCAGCGGTGCGCTGGTCCGTTCCTTGTTGCCGCACGGTCTGATCGACGAGCTGCTGCTCATGATCCACCCGGTCGTCCTGGGCTCCGGGCAGCGGCTGTTCGGACCGGACGACTACACACGTCGTCTCGAACTCGTCGACAGTCGCAGCACGGCAACGGGCGTCCTGCTGGCGACCCACCGATCGACCGACGCCCGACCGAACCTGGCTCAGCCCGCGGATCGGGCCTGCGCGGCGGTGGCCTGGTGCTCGGCCGAGTCGACGACGTCCAGCGACGGCGCCGGAACCCGGCCGAGGGCCAACCGCAACGCATAG